Within Streptomyces antibioticus, the genomic segment GCTGCGCAGCAGGGCGGCGCGCAGCCGGTCCTCGGGGATCAGGATGTCGCCGTGGATGCCGGTGACGGCGTGGTAGATGCCGAGGTCGGGGGTGCAGCTGTAGCGCTCGCCCTCGGCGGTGGCGCAGGGCTCGGCGGTGACCTCGAAGCGCAGCAGATGCCAACCGCGCAGCGCGGAGGCGAGTTTGGAGGCGGTGCCCACCTCGCCCTGCCAGGAGAACTCCGAGCGCCAGGTGCCGGGCGCGGCGGGCTGCCGGATCCAGTCGAGGCTGACGCGTGTGCCGAGCACCCCGGCGACGGCCCACTCGACGTGCGGGCACAGCGCGCGCGGCGCGGAGTGCACGTACAGAACTCCACGTGTCGTCACCGGGACCTCCGGGCAGAGCGGGACAGTCTTGCTGGCTGGTGTGGCGGCGGTGGCAGGCAGCCGCGTTGATGGCGAGGCTACCGTGCGGCGGTGCAAGGAGTGTGACGTACCGTCGGTCCCGGTGCCCCGAAACCGCCGCCATTCACCCGGCAGGACGCCTGGAGCGGGGTCGCGCGTTCCCTCTTGTGGGCCATCTTGTCCGCCGTGTTCCGCGGGCCGCGGTCGGGGCGGGGCCCCGGCCGGGTCCGCGCCGGGCGGGGGTCCGGGAACTCCCGGACGTTGTCATGAGGGGGCGTTGCACCGAGAACGAGGGGATCATCAGGGGATGCGGATGCGATACCGGCGGGCGCGCGCGGGGCTGGCCGTCACCACGGCCGCCGTGCTGGGGCTGGCCGGCTGTGACGCGCTGGGCGGCGGGGGCGACGCGCCGTCCGGGGACCGGGCGGGGCGGGTGAGTCCGTCGCCGTCGCCGACCCCGCTGTGGGACTCCAGTCCGTCGTCGATGGCGGCGGTGGGCGACTCCATCACGCGTGGTTTCGACGCCTGTTCGGTCCTCCAGGACTGCCCGGAGGTGTCCTGGGCGACCGGTGCCAGCGCCGAGGTGAACAGCCTGGCGGTCCGGCTGCTGGGTACGGCGAAGGCGGCCACGCACAGTTGGAACTACGCGGTGACCGGCTCGCGGATGGCGGACCTGCCGGCCCAGATGACCCGGGCCGCGGCCAGAAAGCCGCAGCTCGTGACGGTGATGGCGGGGGCGAACGACGCGTGCCGGGCGTCCACCGCGGCGATGACGCCGGTCGCCGAGTTCCGCGCCGACTTCCAGGACGCGCTGCGCGCGCTGCGCCGTGAGGTGCCGAAGGCGCAGGTGTACGTGGCGAGCGTGCCGAACCTGAAGCGGCTGTGGGCGCAGGGGCGCACCAGTGTGCTGGGCAAGCAGGTGTGGAAGCTTGGGATCTGCCCGTCGATGCTGGGCGACGCGGACGCGCTGGACACGGCGGCGACCGAGCGCCGCGACACCGTGCAGCGGCGCGTGGAGGACTACAACGCGGTGCTGGAGGAGGTCTGCGCGAAGGACGAGCGGTGCCGGTTCGACGGCGGCGCGGTGTACGACTTCCGGTTCGGCACGGATCAGTTGAGCCACTGGGACTGGTTCCATCCGAGCACCGACGGACAGGCGCGGCTGGCGGAGATCGCCTACCGGAAGGTGGTCGCGAAGGTGCCGTGACTGGGGCGTCCGCCGGGCCGTGACTTAATGTTCCGCTCATGAGCGAACACTTCGGAACACTTTCCGACGGCACCGCGGTGCACCGCTGGACGCTGGAGCGGGCGGGCACCCGGGTGCGGGTGCTGTCGTACGGCGGGATCGTGCAGTCCGTGGAGGTCCCGGACCGGGACGGGCGGACGGCGGACGTGGTGGTGGGGTTCGCGGACCTGGACGGCTATGTCACGCACCCGGAGCCCTTTCTCGGCGCGCTGATCGGACGGTACGCGAACCGGATCGCGCACGCCCGTTTCCCGTTGGACGGGGTGACGTACGCGCTGGAGCCCAACAACGCGCCCAACTCCCTGCACGGCGGCCCCCGCGGCTTCGACAAGCGGGTGTGGGAGGTGACGCCGGTCGAGCACGGGCTGCGGCTGAGCCGGGTCAGCCCGCACGGCGAGGAGGGCTTCCCCGGCCGGCTGGAGGTCACGGCGACCTACACGCTCGACGCGTCGGGCGCGCTGCGCCTCGCGTACGAGGCGGTGACCGACGAACCGACCCTGGTGAACCTGACCAACCACAGCTACTTCAACCTGGCGGGCGCCGGGAACGCCTGGGGTCATGAACTGCGGCTCGCGGCGGCCCGGTACACGCCGGTGGACGCGGACCTCGTCCCGACCGGGGAGCTGGCCGAGGTCGCGGACACCCGTTTCGACTTCCGGACCCCGCGCAAGCTGGGGCCCGGCTACGACCACAACTTCGTGCTCGACAAGGGCGTCACCGCCGCTCCCGTGGAGGTGGCCGAGCTGTACGACCCGGGGTCCGGGCGGGTGCTGACGGTGGCGACGACCGAGCCCGGCATCCAGGTGTACTCGGCGGACCACCTGGGCGAACCGTTCCTGCCCGGGGAGGGGATCGCGCTGGAGACCCAGCACTTCCCGGACTCCCCGAACCGGCCGGAGTTCCCGAGCACCGAGCTGCGGCCGGGCGAGGTGTACCGCTCGGAGACGGTGTACGGCTTCTCGGCGCGCTAGTCGCAGAACCGACAGAAGCCTGTCAGTAAGCCCCGGTCCAGGGGTCAGGGTCCCGGACCGGGGCTGCTCAGGGGGGCGTCTGGGGCCCGCTTCAGACGGTAACCGCCACGCCGATCCTGCGGTCCGCGATCGAGCGTCCCACCTGGATTTCGTACGAACCCTTCACAAAGAACCACCGGTGAGCGGTCTCGTCCCAGATCTCGAAGGCGCGCCGGGGCAGGTCGAGGGTGATCTCGGCGGTCTCCCCCGGTCCGGCCTCGACGGCGGCGAACCCGGCGAGCCAGCGGGCCGGGCGGTGCGGCTGGTCCGGGTGATCCGGGTGGTCCGGGTGGTCCGGCTGGTCGGCGTCGGGCCCGGCGTGGGGCTCGGTGGGCGCGAGGTAGACCTGCACGACCTCGCGGCCGGGGCGGGTGCCGGTGTTGCGGACCCGCACCTGCACCGTCGTCCCCTCCGCCGCCGTCCCGGTCACCTCGGCGGATTCGTAGGCCCAGTCGGTGTAGCCGAGGCCGTGGCCGAAGGGGTAGGACGGGGTGCGGCCGGCCCGCTCCCAGGCGCGGTGGCCGATGAGGACGCCCTCGTCGTACGGCAGTCGGCCGTCGTCCGGGGCGACCCGGGTGACCGGGGCGTCGGCGAGGGAGCCCCAGGTGGTGGGGAGCCGTCCGCCGGGTTCCTCGGCGCCGGTGAGGACGTCGGCGAGGGCGGCGCCGCCCTCCTGGCCGGGGAACCAGGTGAGCAGCACGGCGGCGACCTCCTCGCGCCAGGGCAGTTCGACCGGGGCGCCGGAGTTGACGACCACGACGGTGCGGGGGTTGGCGGCGGCGACGGCGCGGACCAGGTCGTCCTGGCGGCCGGGCAGCCGCAGGTCGGCGCGGTCGTGGCCCTCGGACTCGACGCGTTCGGTGGTGGCGACGACGACCACGGCGGTGTCGGCGGCGCGGGCGGCCTCGACCGCCTCGGCGATCAACTCGTCGGGGTCGCGCCGGGGTTCCTGGTGGCAGAGGGTGAAGGTGACGATCTTCAGCGGGCCGTCCGCGGGCAGCTCGACGACATAGGTCAGGGAGACGTCGACCGGTTCGCCCGCGGTCAGTTCGACGCGGGCGCGTTCCACCGGGCCGCCGAAGAAGGCGGCGAACGGGTCCTTCTTCTCGGGGCGTTCGACGCCCTCGAAGCGCACGGTGCCGCCGACGGCGAGCCGGAAGGCGCCCAGGCCCCGGGTGCCGAAGGTGTGGACGCCGCTCTCGCGCGGGGTGAAGGTGCCGGTCAGTTCGACGGTGCGCAGCCGGTCGTGGGTGACACCCTCGGGGAGGTCGGCGCCCATCCACTGGATGTGCCCGTTGGGCGCGGAGCCGGTGCCGAGCAGGGTGCCGTCGGCGGCCCGGCAGACCGCGCGCAGCGCGAACCCCCGGTCGGCGACGGCGAGTTCCTCGTCGGGGTCGGCGCCGACGGCGTAGGTGAGGGCGCCCTCTGGGAGGGCGGCGGTCAGGCCGTCGAGCGGGGAGACCGTCCGGGCCGGGAAGACCACGGCGGAGCCGCCGCCGAGGATCCGGGCGTCGCGGGCGGCGGCGCCGAGCAGAGCGACCGTGGTGCCGGGCCGCAGCGGCAGGGCCGCGCGCTCGTTGCGGACCAGGACGAAGGAACGGCGGGCCAGTTCACGGGCGAGCGCCTCGCCGTCGAGGTCCGCGGGCGGGTCGGTGACGGCGGGTCCGGCGCCGGCCAGGGCACCGACGCGGGCCGCCAGGCGCAGCACGCGGCGTACGGCGGTGTCGACCTCGGACTCGTCGAGGCGGCCGTCGCGCACGGCCTCGGCGAGGGCGGGGCCGTAGACGGTCCGCGGGCCGGGCATCGCGAGGTCGAGGCCGCCGCGCAGGGCGCGGACGGTGTCGCGGGCGGCCGACCAGTCGGAGACGTTGACGCCGTCGAAGCCCCAGGTGTCGCGCAGCACCTCGTTCACCAGATGGTGGTGCTCGGTCATCGTGGTGCCGTTGACCGAGTTGTAGGCGGTCATGACGCCCCAGGGGCGCGCGTCCTTGACGATGGCCTCGAAGGGGGCCAAGTACAGCTCGCGCAGGGCGCGTTCGCCGATCAGGTTGTCGACCGTGAAGCGCTCGGTCTCGGCGTCGTTGGCGACGAAGTGCTTGACGGTGGTGCCGACGCCGCCCTCCTGGACGCCCGTCACATAGCCGGTGCCGATCCGGCCGGTGAGGTACGGGTCCTCGCTGTACGCCTCGAAGTGGCGGCCGCCGAGCGGGGAGCGGTGCAGGTTGACGGTGGGGGCGAGCAGCACGTGGACGCCCTTGCGGCGGGCCTCCTGGGCGAGCAGCGCACCGGCGCGGCGGGCGAGGGCAGGGTCCCAGGTGGCGGCGAGGGCGGTCGGGGAGGGCAGGGCGATCGAGGGGTCGTCGGAGGTCCAGCGCACCCCTCGGACGCCGATCGGGCCGTCGGACATGACGAGGGAGGCGAGGCCGATCTCCGGCAGCGCGGGCAGCGACCAGGTGTCCTGCCCGGCCAGGAGCCGGGCCTTGGCGTCCAGGTCGAGCCGGACGAGGGCGGCCTCGACGGCGTGCTCGGTCGCGGCGTCGGGCACAGCGTCGGACACGGTGCCGGTCGTCGTGCCGGGTCCGGCCTGGGTCGCCACCTCGGGTCCTGCTGCTGCCATGGGGGCCTCCTCGTCGAGTGCGGGCGCGCGGTCGTTCCATCGTGCATCGGCGGGCCGGTCCCGTCCGGCGGAAACGCGCGCCATGGCGCCGGCCCCTTCCGTCACGGGATACTTCCCCGGTCCCGCACCACGCTTCCCCCACAGCGACGGAAGGACCTGAACTCCTGTGCACGCACTACGCGTTCGTGTCGGTCTCCTCGGACTGGCCCTGCTGGCCGGACTCTCCGCCCCCGCCACCGCGACCGCGGCCCCGGCCGCACCCGCCCCCACCGTCGAGGAACTGCGGCTGGACCGGGCCGTTCCCCAGGAGATCCTGGCCCGCTCCGGGTTCGACGCGCTCGCCCCGCGGCTGGCCCGGCTGCTGGCGGACGCGCGCTCCTACGCGCAGGCCCGCCGGATCGTCGTCCGCGAGGGCACCGCGCTGTGGCGGCGGGCCGTGGACCGGGCGCAGGGCCGCGGTCCGGCGGGCGGCGACCTGAGCCGGGACGACGACCGGCCGCTGTACTGGGCCCGGCTCGGTCTGAGCCGTGAAGTGCGCACCTGGGAGCCGGAGTTCGGGCTCGGTGAGGCCCAGCGCGGCGCGCTGCTCGACTCCCTGGAGCGCACCTCGCGCGGGCAGACCGGCATCGGGTATCCGCGCACCGAGGGGCTCAAGCGGGTCCTGGTGACCGGCTTCGACCCGTTCACCCTGGACCGGGACATCCGGATCTCCAACCCGTCCGGGGCCAGTGCGCTCGCCCTCGACGGCACGGTGATCGAGACGGCGGACGGTCCCGCGCGGGTGGAGGCGGTGGTGTTCCCGGTGCGCTGGCGGGACTTCGCGGAGGGCACGGTGGAGCGCACCCTGCGGCCGTATCTGCCGCGCGTCGATCTGTTCGCGACCGTCAGCCAGGGCCGGGTCGGCCGCTTCGACGTGGAGCGCACCAACGGCGCCTGGCGCGGCGGTTTCGCGGACAACGAGAACGTCGGCGACACCGGTACGATCCCGGTCGCCGACCCCGCCGGGCAGCCGCAGTGGACGACGACGACCCTGCCGTACGCGGCGATCACGGCGGCCGCCACCGGGCGGTTCCCGGTCTACGACAACACGAGCGTGACCGAGATACCGGCGGGCGGCACCACGGCCGTCGTACGGCCGGACGGGCCCACCGCGGGGTCGCTCGCGCGGGCCGGGGGCGGCGGCGACTATCTCTCCAACGAGATCGCCTACCGGGCGACGCTGCTGCGCGACCGGCTCGGGCTGCACGGTCGGCTGCCGGGCGGGCATGTGCACACGCCGGTGCTCCAGTTCGGCGCCGGCAACACCACGGAGGTGACCGACCCGGAGTTCGTCCGGAACCGGCTGGACATCGTCGCGCAGGTGCGGGCGATCCTGGCGGTGGCGGCCGGGGAGTAGCCCGAAGCCAGAGGGCGGGGTCCTCAGTGGGCGGGGTCCTCAGTGGGCGGGGTCCTCAGTGGGCGGGTGCGAAGGCGAGGCTGATGCCGAGGCCGGCGAGGACCGTGCCGATCACCTTGTTGAGGACCTTCTGCGCGCGCAGCATCAGCGTGCGCATCCGCTCCTGCGAGAAGAACACGGCGACGACGCCGAACCAGAGCAGATGCGCCAGCGCCATGAACAGGCCGTAGCCGACCTGCTGGGCGACGGGTGTGCCGGGGCTGACGACCTGGGAGAACGTGGAGACGACGAAGAGCGTGGTCTTCGGGTTGAGGACGTTGGTGAGGAACCCGGCGCGCAGCGCGGCGAACGGCGTGAGTTCGGTGCCGGCGGTGAGGTCGATCTCGACGTCGCCCTTGGTGCGGAAGGTGCGGACGCCGATGTAGATCAGGTAGGCCGCGCCGATGACCTTGATGACCGTGAACAGGACGGTGGACGACGCGATCAGCAGGCCCACGCCGAGCATGGTGTAGGTGACGTGCACGAGGACGCCGGCGGCGACGCCGGTGGCGGCGAGCAGTCCGGTGCGGCGGCCGAAGAGGTAGCTGTTGCGGACGATCATCGCGAAGTCGGCGCCGGGGGCGACGACGGCCAGGACGGTGATGACGGCGACGGCGAGGATCTCGGTCACGCGGTGATCTCCTCGGAGTCGCCGCCGCCGTTCCCGCCGTTCGCGTCGTCGTCCCCGTCGTTCTCGCCGTCCTCCTGGATCTCCTCGCCGCGCAGTTCGCGGGCCATGAGGGTGGCGCCGGCGACCGCGCCCGGCATCAGGAACACGGCGACGAAGGGCACCAGGAAGGACACGGCCAGCGGGGTGCCGAAGCCCCACACCAGGGTCTTGCGGGTGCGCAGCAGGGCGAGGCGGGCGCGCAGGTCGACGCCGCGGCGCTGGAGGGCGACGGAGGTCAGTTCCTCGGTGAGGAAGAAGCCGGTGACGAAGAACCCGATCACGGGGACGACGGTCTGTCCGACGAGCGGGATGAATCCGCAGGCGAACAGCAGCAGGCCCCAGACCAGGGCGCGGGCCAGGATGCGCAGGCTGTCGCGGGCGGAGATCCACAGTTCCTGCCAGAGGGGCAGGGTGGACTGCGGTGCGGTGCCGTCGGGGGACACGTCCCGGTCGACCTTCTCCGAGAGGCTCTCGTAGAAGGGCTGGCCGATCAGCAGGGTGACGGCGGTGAAGGTGAGGACGGACAGCAGCAGGCCGAGGGCGAACAGCACGGCGGTGAGGAAGCCTCGGAACAGGCCCTGCCAGGGGCTGGACCAGTCGTCGGCGAAGGGCGTCGCCCAGCCGACGAAGTCCGCGCCCCACACCGCGAGCGCGACGAGCGCGGCGATGTAGAGGACGAGTGTGATCAGGCCGGGAAGCAGCCCGAATCCGTACTGCTTGCCGTGCCGGGCCACCCAGCGCTGGCCCTTCAGGAGGTACCGGAACCCCACCCCAAGATCTCGCATGGCCGAACTCTAGCCCGAGGCCGGGACAAGGGCCTCTAGGCCGTCCGGGGTATCGGTGACACCGACACCCCGCTGTCACAGTTGAGTCGAACGGGTACACCTCGCCGTACCGGTCTGTGGAAGGCCGGCTGAGGAGAGCGGATGACTGGGATGGCGGACACGCAGGAGATCCACGGCACCGTGGCCGACGGCTTCGAGGCGGTACGGGAGGAGTTCGCCTCGTTCGTCGCCGGGGAACTGCCGGACTACGAGGGGCAGTTGACGGCGTACGTGCACGGCAGACGGGTCGTCGACCTGTGGGCCGGCGGGGCGGGGCCCGATGCCCTGTACGGGGTGTTCTCGTCGACCAAGGGCGCGGCCCATCTGGTGGTGGCGCTGCTGGTGCAGGACGGCACGCTGGAGCTGGACCGCAAAGTCACCTACTACTGGCCGGAGTTCGCCTCCGAGGGCAAGGGGCAGCTCACGCTGCGCGATCTGCTGGCGCACCGGGCGGGGGTGGTCGGCACGGACACCGGTTTCTCGCCGCGGGAGCTGGCGGACGACCGTCAGATCGCCGAACGCCTCGCCGACCAGCGGCCGTTCTGGCGTCCCGGTACGGCCTTCGGCTACCACGCCCTGGTCATCGGCGCGCTCACGGGTGAGGTGGTGCGGCGGGCGACGGGCCGCACG encodes:
- a CDS encoding DUF3145 domain-containing protein gives rise to the protein MTTRGVLYVHSAPRALCPHVEWAVAGVLGTRVSLDWIRQPAAPGTWRSEFSWQGEVGTASKLASALRGWHLLRFEVTAEPCATAEGERYSCTPDLGIYHAVTGIHGDILIPEDRLRAALLRSQRGETDLEAELAKLLGKPWDDELEPFRYAGEGAPVRWLHQVV
- a CDS encoding SGNH/GDSL hydrolase family protein; the encoded protein is MRMRYRRARAGLAVTTAAVLGLAGCDALGGGGDAPSGDRAGRVSPSPSPTPLWDSSPSSMAAVGDSITRGFDACSVLQDCPEVSWATGASAEVNSLAVRLLGTAKAATHSWNYAVTGSRMADLPAQMTRAAARKPQLVTVMAGANDACRASTAAMTPVAEFRADFQDALRALRREVPKAQVYVASVPNLKRLWAQGRTSVLGKQVWKLGICPSMLGDADALDTAATERRDTVQRRVEDYNAVLEEVCAKDERCRFDGGAVYDFRFGTDQLSHWDWFHPSTDGQARLAEIAYRKVVAKVP
- a CDS encoding aldose epimerase family protein, translated to MSEHFGTLSDGTAVHRWTLERAGTRVRVLSYGGIVQSVEVPDRDGRTADVVVGFADLDGYVTHPEPFLGALIGRYANRIAHARFPLDGVTYALEPNNAPNSLHGGPRGFDKRVWEVTPVEHGLRLSRVSPHGEEGFPGRLEVTATYTLDASGALRLAYEAVTDEPTLVNLTNHSYFNLAGAGNAWGHELRLAAARYTPVDADLVPTGELAEVADTRFDFRTPRKLGPGYDHNFVLDKGVTAAPVEVAELYDPGSGRVLTVATTEPGIQVYSADHLGEPFLPGEGIALETQHFPDSPNRPEFPSTELRPGEVYRSETVYGFSAR
- a CDS encoding beta-glucosidase, with translation MAAAGPEVATQAGPGTTTGTVSDAVPDAATEHAVEAALVRLDLDAKARLLAGQDTWSLPALPEIGLASLVMSDGPIGVRGVRWTSDDPSIALPSPTALAATWDPALARRAGALLAQEARRKGVHVLLAPTVNLHRSPLGGRHFEAYSEDPYLTGRIGTGYVTGVQEGGVGTTVKHFVANDAETERFTVDNLIGERALRELYLAPFEAIVKDARPWGVMTAYNSVNGTTMTEHHHLVNEVLRDTWGFDGVNVSDWSAARDTVRALRGGLDLAMPGPRTVYGPALAEAVRDGRLDESEVDTAVRRVLRLAARVGALAGAGPAVTDPPADLDGEALARELARRSFVLVRNERAALPLRPGTTVALLGAAARDARILGGGSAVVFPARTVSPLDGLTAALPEGALTYAVGADPDEELAVADRGFALRAVCRAADGTLLGTGSAPNGHIQWMGADLPEGVTHDRLRTVELTGTFTPRESGVHTFGTRGLGAFRLAVGGTVRFEGVERPEKKDPFAAFFGGPVERARVELTAGEPVDVSLTYVVELPADGPLKIVTFTLCHQEPRRDPDELIAEAVEAARAADTAVVVVATTERVESEGHDRADLRLPGRQDDLVRAVAAANPRTVVVVNSGAPVELPWREEVAAVLLTWFPGQEGGAALADVLTGAEEPGGRLPTTWGSLADAPVTRVAPDDGRLPYDEGVLIGHRAWERAGRTPSYPFGHGLGYTDWAYESAEVTGTAAEGTTVQVRVRNTGTRPGREVVQVYLAPTEPHAGPDADQPDHPDHPDHPDQPHRPARWLAGFAAVEAGPGETAEITLDLPRRAFEIWDETAHRWFFVKGSYEIQVGRSIADRRIGVAVTV
- a CDS encoding pyroglutamyl peptidase, with product MHALRVRVGLLGLALLAGLSAPATATAAPAAPAPTVEELRLDRAVPQEILARSGFDALAPRLARLLADARSYAQARRIVVREGTALWRRAVDRAQGRGPAGGDLSRDDDRPLYWARLGLSREVRTWEPEFGLGEAQRGALLDSLERTSRGQTGIGYPRTEGLKRVLVTGFDPFTLDRDIRISNPSGASALALDGTVIETADGPARVEAVVFPVRWRDFAEGTVERTLRPYLPRVDLFATVSQGRVGRFDVERTNGAWRGGFADNENVGDTGTIPVADPAGQPQWTTTTLPYAAITAAATGRFPVYDNTSVTEIPAGGTTAVVRPDGPTAGSLARAGGGGDYLSNEIAYRATLLRDRLGLHGRLPGGHVHTPVLQFGAGNTTEVTDPEFVRNRLDIVAQVRAILAVAAGE
- a CDS encoding LysE family translocator, coding for MTEILAVAVITVLAVVAPGADFAMIVRNSYLFGRRTGLLAATGVAAGVLVHVTYTMLGVGLLIASSTVLFTVIKVIGAAYLIYIGVRTFRTKGDVEIDLTAGTELTPFAALRAGFLTNVLNPKTTLFVVSTFSQVVSPGTPVAQQVGYGLFMALAHLLWFGVVAVFFSQERMRTLMLRAQKVLNKVIGTVLAGLGISLAFAPAH
- a CDS encoding EI24 domain-containing protein, translated to MRDLGVGFRYLLKGQRWVARHGKQYGFGLLPGLITLVLYIAALVALAVWGADFVGWATPFADDWSSPWQGLFRGFLTAVLFALGLLLSVLTFTAVTLLIGQPFYESLSEKVDRDVSPDGTAPQSTLPLWQELWISARDSLRILARALVWGLLLFACGFIPLVGQTVVPVIGFFVTGFFLTEELTSVALQRRGVDLRARLALLRTRKTLVWGFGTPLAVSFLVPFVAVFLMPGAVAGATLMARELRGEEIQEDGENDGDDDANGGNGGGDSEEITA